Proteins encoded by one window of Fusobacterium perfoetens:
- a CDS encoding YoaK family protein: protein MKIKNEFENQISDSRRLAFFLSLAGGFQDAYSYICRGNVFANAQTGNIVLLSGHLISGQFIKAIHYIFPILAFLSGIYLTEWIQYLYKKNRILHWRQIILFFEIVAMVFVGCLPSSMNVLANIILSFSCAMQVSSFKKFRGITFATTMCIGNMRNATEFLAQYHIYSQKESIYKSLHYYGAIAIFSLGSSLGFIFSKLLGLISIWIAALFLFIGFILMLIKE from the coding sequence ATGAAAATTAAAAATGAATTTGAAAACCAGATATCAGACTCAAGAAGACTAGCTTTTTTTCTTTCCCTTGCAGGAGGATTTCAAGATGCTTATTCTTATATATGTAGAGGCAATGTTTTTGCAAATGCTCAAACTGGTAATATTGTCCTTTTAAGTGGTCATCTTATATCTGGTCAGTTCATAAAAGCTATCCATTATATTTTTCCTATTTTAGCTTTTCTAAGTGGAATATATTTAACTGAGTGGATACAATACTTATATAAAAAAAATAGAATCCTACATTGGAGACAAATTATTCTTTTTTTTGAAATTGTTGCTATGGTTTTTGTTGGATGTCTTCCTAGCTCTATGAATGTTTTAGCTAATATTATCTTATCTTTTTCATGTGCTATGCAAGTAAGTAGTTTTAAAAAATTTAGAGGAATAACATTTGCTACCACTATGTGTATAGGTAATATGAGAAATGCAACAGAATTTCTTGCTCAGTACCATATTTATTCTCAAAAAGAAAGTATTTATAAAAGCTTACACTACTATGGTGCTATAGCTATTTTTTCTCTAGGTTCATCTTTAGGATTTATTTTTTCAAAACTATTAGGACTTATTTCTATATGGATTGCTGCTCTTTTTTTATTCATTGGTTTTATACTAATGCTTATAAAAGAATAA
- a CDS encoding FCD domain-containing protein, whose protein sequence is VELTEFHYITYKYITNEMLREFMMLGFEIQRLHRDMSLYFEDSKELSMQEHEKLYEYIVEGKKEEAKALIESHLEKTERLLLEHIKELG, encoded by the coding sequence CAGTAGAACTTACAGAATTTCATTATATAACATATAAATATATAACAAATGAGATGCTAAGAGAGTTTATGATGTTAGGATTTGAAATCCAAAGATTACATAGAGATATGTCACTTTATTTTGAAGATTCAAAAGAACTTTCAATGCAAGAGCATGAAAAATTGTATGAATATATTGTAGAAGGGAAAAAAGAAGAAGCTAAGGCGCTTATAGAGAGTCATTTAGAAAAAACAGAAAGACTATTACTTGAACATATAAAGGAATTAGGATAA
- the rpmI gene encoding 50S ribosomal protein L35 gives MPKMKTHRGTAKRVKVTGTGKYVVKHSGTSHILTKKTRKRKNRLKKDFVVLDIHKKDMVALLPYGVGR, from the coding sequence ATGCCAAAAATGAAAACTCACAGAGGAACAGCAAAGAGAGTAAAAGTAACAGGAACAGGAAAATATGTTGTAAAACATTCAGGAACAAGCCATATTTTAACTAAAAAAACTAGAAAAAGAAAAAATAGATTAAAGAAAGACTTTGTTGTTTTAGATATTCATAAAAAAGATATGGTAGCTTTATTACCATATGGAGTAGGAAGATAA
- the rplT gene encoding 50S ribosomal protein L20 produces MRVKTGIVRRRKHKKVLRAAKGFRGASGDVIKQAKQATMRAAAYSTRDRKVKKRKMRQLWIIRINAGARINGLTYSTLMNGLKRAGIVLDRKVLADMALNNAAEFAKLAETAKAAL; encoded by the coding sequence ATGAGAGTTAAAACTGGAATAGTAAGAAGAAGAAAACATAAAAAAGTTTTAAGAGCTGCTAAAGGGTTCAGAGGTGCTTCTGGAGATGTTATAAAACAAGCTAAACAAGCTACAATGAGAGCTGCAGCTTATTCTACAAGAGATAGAAAAGTTAAGAAAAGAAAAATGAGACAATTATGGATCATAAGAATTAATGCTGGAGCAAGAATCAATGGATTAACTTACTCTACATTAATGAACGGATTAAAAAGAGCTGGAATCGTATTAGACAGAAAAGTTCTTGCTGATATGGCTCTAAACAATGCTGCTGAATTTGCTAAATTAGCAGAAACTGCAAAAGCTGCTCTATAA
- the infC gene encoding translation initiation factor IF-3 yields the protein MLIISDKVRINEKIKGKEFRIISSTGEQLGIMSIADALEAARKEELDLVEISPAAVPPVCKIMDYGKYKYEQTRKAKDAKKKQKVVVVKEVKLRTRIDDHDLETKVNAIKKFLEKDNKVKVTLVQFGREKSYQDMGIELLDQVAEQLDGVAEVEKRYKESQKYLMLSAKK from the coding sequence GTGTTAATTATTTCAGATAAGGTTAGAATTAACGAAAAAATTAAAGGGAAAGAATTTAGAATTATTTCCAGTACAGGAGAGCAATTAGGTATTATGTCTATAGCTGATGCTCTTGAAGCAGCAAGAAAAGAAGAATTAGATTTAGTTGAGATTTCTCCTGCTGCAGTTCCACCAGTTTGTAAAATAATGGATTATGGAAAATACAAATATGAGCAGACAAGAAAAGCAAAAGATGCTAAGAAAAAGCAAAAAGTAGTAGTAGTTAAAGAAGTTAAACTTAGAACAAGAATAGACGACCATGACCTTGAAACAAAAGTAAATGCGATTAAAAAATTCTTGGAAAAAGATAATAAAGTTAAAGTAACTTTAGTACAATTCGGAAGAGAAAAATCATATCAAGATATGGGAATTGAACTTCTTGATCAAGTTGCAGAACAGCTTGATGGAGTTGCTGAAGTTGAAAAAAGATATAAAGAAAGTCAAAAATATTTGATGTTATCGGCAAAAAAATAG